DNA sequence from the Candidatus Methylomirabilota bacterium genome:
CCGGGAATCCGTCGTCGGCCGGCTCACCCGTGGCACGACGGTTGCTCCGGCAAGGAGAGAGGGTTCGAAAGGAGGCGCGGAGATGAGTGCTCCGATCGGGCGCGCCAGAGTCTGGTTGACGGTCACCATGGTTGCCCTGGCGGCGCTGGGCTTTGCCGTGGTCACCGATCCATCGCTGGCGCGGCAGGAAGTCGCCGGGATGCCGGCGCCCTGGGCGACTCTGCTGGGGGCAGGAGACGCACGGCTGGCGGGACGCATCTCGGCTGCCCTACCCGCCCCTGGCCTGTCGGCGCGGGCCGCCTACCTCCTCGCGTTCCACGCCGCGCAGGACGCGGGAGACGTGCCGGGAATGCTGGCGGCCGCCGAGCGCCTCGAGCGCTTGGGCGAGCCTGCGCTGGCGGCATACCTCCGGCGGGCCGCCGGAGAGAACGCCGCCGAGCGCCTCAGCCGCTGACGCGCACGAGCTTCTGGAGGGAGCGGATCTCCCGGGGCGGCGTCTCGTGGCGGCCCTTGGCCGTATAGGCCACCTCCGCCACGTACATGTCGCCGCGCGAGTCGATGGCGACGCCGTGGGGCGCCACGAACTCGCCCGGCGCCTCCCCCGCGAAGCGGCCGCCGACCCGCCCGACGAGGTCACCTTTCAGGGTGAGGATGCTGACGCGCGCGCCGAGGTTGGGGACGGCGGCGTTCACCGCGAGGTGCGAGGGCAGCTCGCCGACGTAGAGGCGCCCGCCGTTCCGGCGATCGGCGAAGAGACCGCATGGCCGGTGGAGGTTGCCGAGCTGGCCCTGGTACCCGCCCTTGGCGTCGAAGATCTGGACGCGGTGGTTCTCCCGGTCGGCCACGTACACGAGGCCCTCGGCGTCGGTGGAGATGTTGTGCGGGATGTTGAAGCAGCCGGGGTCGGTCCCGGGCTCGCCCCAGGACAAGAGGTGGCGACCCTTCGGGTCGTACTTGTGGACCCGCGAGTTCCCGTAGCCGTCGGAGATGTAGAGGTCGCCCGTGCGCGGGCAGAGCGCGACGTGGGTCGGCCGGTTGAACGGCTTCCCGCTGTGAGGGTCGGCCGCCCTCCCGGCCGTCCCGATGGTCAGCCGGAGCTTCCCGTCGGCCGTGAGCTGTCGGATCGTGTGGGCCCCGTCGTCGGTGAGCCACACCGAGTCGTCGGGGCCGATGGTGATTCCGTGGGCGCGGACCGTCTGCCCTTCACCCCATGACCGGAGGAAGTTCCCGTCGCGGTCGAAGACGATCACCGGATGCTCGCCCCGGTTGTAGACGTAGACCCGGTCATTCCGGTCCACGGCCACCGACGTCGCCTCGACATAGCGCCAGCCATCCGGCAGCTTTCCCCACCGGTCCTCCGCCGTGTAGGTCACGCTCTCCGCCATTACCGCCATGTCTGTCTCCTCCTCAGGATACCGGCCAGCGGGGTCGCAGTGTCTCCTGGTAGGGCAGGCTCCGGACGATCCGCTCGGCGATGCGCTGCGCTTCGATGAGCACCTTGCCCACGTCGATCGTGGTGAGCCGACGGTTTTCCATGAGGACCCGGCCGTCCACGATCGTCGTCTCGACGTCGGCCCCTTCGCCAGCATAGACGAGGTTCGCCACGATCGAGAAGTCGTGCATCGGAACCCAGTTCGGGCGGCGGGTGTCGACGACGATCACGTCCGCCCGCTTGCCCGGCTCGAGCGAGCCGATGTCGGCATCCCAGCCGAGCGCGCGGGCGCTGTCGATGGTCGCCATCTCCAGGGCCTTCTCCGGCCGGATCAGGTCGGGCACCAGTCGAACTTCCTTGTGGACGGTGGCGACCTGGGACATGGCGCGAAACATGTCCAGGCTGTTGTTGGCCGCCGTCGAGTCGCACCCGAGCCCGACCGTGACGCCCCGCTCGATCAGCTCCGGGAACTTGCCCCGGGAGGCGGCGCCGTAGGTCGAGTGCATCGAGGCGCCCGGGTTGTGGGCCACCTTGGCATCGTGCATCTTCACGATGACGACGTCGGAATCCGAGGTGTCGCTCATGTGGACGAGTAGCCAGTTGGGACCGAGGACCCCCAGCCCGGCCATCCACTGTACCGTGCTCATGCCGACGCGCTTCTTGACCACCTCCGACAATCCGAGGAGCAGGCAGTGGAACTGGATCAGCGTCTCGTCGCGATCGGCGTAGGCCTTGACCCCCTGGAACAGCTCGTCGGAGACGTTCGGCTCGATCCGGAGCCCGTACGAGACGCGCACCCGGTCGTTGGCGGTCTTGTGCCAGCGCTTGACGAGCGCCGCGTTCGCCTCCAGGGTCTCCTCGGTCGTCCTCATGCCGGGGAAGCCCGGGGGCGGCTGGTAGCCCTTCGGGAAGTCGTCCATCCCGGCCCAGGCGAAGATGCCCCGGATGCCGCAGTCGGTGAGCGCCCGCCCGACCCCGTCCATCACGTACCCGCCCGGGTCGGCGTGGCACGTGGTGCCGGTCCGGATCATCTCGGCGCAGTTGAGAAGGGTGGACCAGTAGCCGTCCTCCTCCGTCAGGAGCGCCTCGTACGGATAGATTCGCCCGTAGGTCCAGAGGTCGACGGGCACGTCGTCCCCGAGGCCCCGGGCCAGGGCCTGGACGTTGTGGCAGTGGGCGGAGACCAGCCCCGGCAGCACCAGGCGACCGGTCGCGTCGATCGTCCGGGCGGCCGGCTGTCCGGCCAGCGCCGCGGTCTTGTCCACGGCGGCGATCCGGTCGCCCTCGATGGCGACCGCCCCGTCGGTGAGGATCCGGCGCTGACCGTCCATGGTGAGGACGGTCCCGTGCTCGATCTTGAGGTCGTAGGGGGTGCTCACTCTTCGTCCGATCGCCAACAGGCGGCGTCGCGCTCCGTAATGCTCCCCACGCTCGAGCCGAAGCGCTCCGAGCGCGGGCTTTGCCCGCGCAACCCTATCCCGGGGGGAGGTTCGGAAGGGGGGCCGAGCCCCCCTCCGAGGGTCTTGAGGTCGTAGGGGGTGCTCACTTCAGGACGAACTGGACGAGCTCACCGCTCTGGCGGCCCCGCCCCAGGTAGTGTGAGGAGGTCCGCTCGTGCTTCCACTTGACGGCATGCTTGACCTCGGGCGCGTACCAGATCTCCTCCTCGAGCCCCCAGTTCGTGCTCGGCTTGCTCACCAGGCGGAACGCCCGGAACTCCCCGGCCGGGACCCGGACGTCGTCGTACTCCTTGACGCGCCAGATGACCTCGACCGGCGTCCACGACAGTGTCCGCATGTAGTCCTGGAAGGTGAAGACCGAGCGCCACTCCTTGCCCACGTAGAACGGAAAATCGAATGAGCGGTAGGAGGGCGCGGCCTCCCGGATCACCCGGCCTCCGCTGATCACGGCGATGAAGTTCAGGTCGCGGTCGTAGTAATAGGTCTCGCTCCCCGCCGTGAAGGCCAGGACGCCCGATCCCTTGTAGACGTCGTCCTTGTCGAACGTCAGGGTGAGCGTGAGGGGCTCCGGCTGACTCGAATCGACGACCCGGTAGGTCCAGCTCGAGCCGGGTCGGAGCAGCGGCGCGTCGACGATGGCCGACAGCGGCGTGGCCACCCGACCCCCGCAGGCGGCGAGGGCGAGCGCACTCAGCACGAGGAAACCCCAGGCCAGCGGGTGGGGACGAGTGGTCATGCGGCGTTCCTCCTCAGCAACCGGGCGCATGGTGGATGCCGGCACTCTTGAGGGCCAGCGCCTGGAGCTCCTCGGCCAGCTCGAGCGTTCGCTGGGCCGCCCGGCGGGCTGTGGCCTGCGCCTCGGGTGTCGTGGCGTAGCGGAGCAGCAGGCGCCGCCCGAGCTCGTGGTGATGCCGCTCGTCCGGCTCGATGGTCTCGCGGTAGAGCCGCGCCGTCGCCTCGTCGCCGATCGCCTCGCAGAACTCGATGAACTGCCGGTTCTTCACGATCGCGATCGCCTCTCGCGTGAACTGGCCGGCGGCGACGCGCTCGACGGTCGTCTCGAGGCCGTCGAGATACTGGAAGAGCGGCCCATAGCCCTTGGCCAGGGGATTGAAGGCCCCGGCGTCGAATCCGAGCTCTCCCAGCCGGTCGGCGACCAGGCGGTAATGCTTGGCTTCGTCACCGACCTGCCGGGCCAGCGCCAGCTTGACGTCCAGTTCCTCGGTGGTCGCCATCCACCGGGCGGCGCTCTCGCTGGCCTCGATCTCGTTCTTCAGGGCCACCTTGAGCAAGTTCACGACGGTGAGGTCTCCCTCCACCTCCGGCTTGAGCGTCGCCTCGGGGGTGAGCCGCCGGAGCAGCTCCTGGTTCTGCGCGTCCAGCTCCCTGACAAACGCCTCGGCGTCCATTCGAGCCTCCGTACGGTGGTCGGGCCTCGGGCGGCGACTCTGCGGGTCTGGCCCGCCCTGCGCCATGGAGCGTCCCCGGTCTCCTACCGCTCCGGCGGCTCCGGGGGCGCCGGCGATCCCGCGGCGCCATCGGCCTGGCGCTCGACATAGCCGCGCAGGAGCTCGGGAAGCTCCTCGGTCAGTGTCTCACGCGTCACCACCCGGTCGCAGCGGTCGTGGAGCGGCTTGGTCGTCTTCCAGAGCGCGTGGGTCGTCCAGGCCAGCACCGGCGCCGGCCGGCCGGCCGCCTCGACCGCCCGCAGCGCGGCGTCGAGGTCGAGCCCATGGGCGGTGAGGTCGATCATGATCAGCGCGGGGGCGTCGGCCAGCCCAGCCTGAAACTCCTCGACGGTCCGCGCCGCTCGCCACGGATAGCCCAGGCGCCGC
Encoded proteins:
- a CDS encoding amidohydrolase; the protein is MSTPYDLKIEHGTVLTMDGQRRILTDGAVAIEGDRIAAVDKTAALAGQPAARTIDATGRLVLPGLVSAHCHNVQALARGLGDDVPVDLWTYGRIYPYEALLTEEDGYWSTLLNCAEMIRTGTTCHADPGGYVMDGVGRALTDCGIRGIFAWAGMDDFPKGYQPPPGFPGMRTTEETLEANAALVKRWHKTANDRVRVSYGLRIEPNVSDELFQGVKAYADRDETLIQFHCLLLGLSEVVKKRVGMSTVQWMAGLGVLGPNWLLVHMSDTSDSDVVIVKMHDAKVAHNPGASMHSTYGAASRGKFPELIERGVTVGLGCDSTAANNSLDMFRAMSQVATVHKEVRLVPDLIRPEKALEMATIDSARALGWDADIGSLEPGKRADVIVVDTRRPNWVPMHDFSIVANLVYAGEGADVETTIVDGRVLMENRRLTTIDVGKVLIEAQRIAERIVRSLPYQETLRPRWPVS
- a CDS encoding ferritin-like domain-containing protein codes for the protein MDAEAFVRELDAQNQELLRRLTPEATLKPEVEGDLTVVNLLKVALKNEIEASESAARWMATTEELDVKLALARQVGDEAKHYRLVADRLGELGFDAGAFNPLAKGYGPLFQYLDGLETTVERVAAGQFTREAIAIVKNRQFIEFCEAIGDEATARLYRETIEPDERHHHELGRRLLLRYATTPEAQATARRAAQRTLELAEELQALALKSAGIHHAPGC
- a CDS encoding peptidyl-alpha-hydroxyglycine alpha-amidating lyase family protein, yielding MAVMAESVTYTAEDRWGKLPDGWRYVEATSVAVDRNDRVYVYNRGEHPVIVFDRDGNFLRSWGEGQTVRAHGITIGPDDSVWLTDDGAHTIRQLTADGKLRLTIGTAGRAADPHSGKPFNRPTHVALCPRTGDLYISDGYGNSRVHKYDPKGRHLLSWGEPGTDPGCFNIPHNISTDAEGLVYVADRENHRVQIFDAKGGYQGQLGNLHRPCGLFADRRNGGRLYVGELPSHLAVNAAVPNLGARVSILTLKGDLVGRVGGRFAGEAPGEFVAPHGVAIDSRGDMYVAEVAYTAKGRHETPPREIRSLQKLVRVSG